A genomic window from Massilia sp. METH4 includes:
- a CDS encoding peptide chain release factor 3 yields MSEESQITDQTPEQAAEQDAAIASAKPAALIAREVQRRRTFGIISHPDAGKTTLTEKLLLFSGAIQMAGTVKARKSARHATSDWMEIEKQRGISVASSVMQFEFRDHIINLLDTPGHQDFSEDTYRVLTAVDSALMVIDAAKGVEAQTIKLLDVCRMRNTPIVTFMNKMDRETRDPLELLDELESVLKIQCAPVTWPIGMGKNFRGVYHLLRDEVLLFRAGEESANQTFEVVKGIDNPKLQEMFPLEMDQLRMEVELVHGASHPFNLEEFLAGIQTPVFFGSAINNFGVREILSALVDWAPPPRERDATVRSVAPTEQPFSGFVFKIQANMDPAHRDRIAFLRVCSGRFERGMKVKHLRLGREVKVSSVVTFMASSREQVEEAYAGDIIGLPNHGNMQIGDSFSEGEMLQFTGIPYFAPDFFRQVRIRNPLKIKQLHKGLQQLGEEGAVQVFKPVQGGELVLGAVGVLQFEVVASRLMNEYGVDAVFEGTSISSARWVSSDDKKALADFEAALGHNVAYDAAGNLAYLATSGVNLRLTQERWPKLTFHATREHATKLS; encoded by the coding sequence ATGTCCGAAGAATCCCAGATCACCGACCAAACCCCCGAGCAAGCCGCCGAGCAGGATGCCGCTATCGCCAGCGCCAAGCCCGCGGCCCTGATCGCGCGCGAAGTGCAGCGCCGCCGCACGTTCGGCATCATTTCCCACCCCGACGCGGGCAAGACGACGCTGACCGAGAAGCTGCTGCTGTTCTCGGGCGCGATCCAGATGGCCGGCACGGTGAAGGCGCGCAAGAGCGCCCGCCACGCCACGTCCGACTGGATGGAGATCGAGAAGCAGCGCGGCATTTCCGTTGCCTCGTCGGTGATGCAGTTCGAATTCCGCGACCACATCATCAACCTGCTCGACACGCCGGGCCACCAGGACTTCTCGGAAGACACCTACCGCGTGCTGACGGCCGTCGACTCGGCGCTGATGGTGATCGATGCCGCCAAGGGCGTCGAGGCGCAGACGATCAAGCTGCTGGACGTTTGCCGCATGCGCAACACGCCGATCGTCACGTTCATGAACAAGATGGACCGCGAAACGCGCGATCCGCTCGAACTGCTCGATGAACTGGAATCGGTGCTGAAGATCCAGTGCGCGCCGGTGACGTGGCCGATCGGCATGGGCAAGAACTTCCGCGGCGTGTATCACCTGCTGCGCGACGAGGTGCTGCTGTTCCGCGCCGGCGAGGAAAGCGCCAACCAGACCTTCGAGGTCGTCAAGGGCATCGACAATCCGAAGCTGCAGGAGATGTTCCCGCTCGAGATGGACCAGCTGAGGATGGAAGTGGAGCTCGTCCACGGCGCCTCGCACCCGTTCAACCTGGAAGAGTTCCTGGCCGGTATCCAGACGCCGGTATTCTTCGGTTCCGCGATCAACAACTTCGGCGTGCGCGAAATCCTGTCGGCGCTGGTCGATTGGGCGCCGCCGCCGCGCGAGCGCGACGCGACCGTGCGTTCCGTGGCGCCCACCGAGCAGCCGTTCTCCGGCTTCGTGTTCAAGATCCAGGCGAACATGGACCCGGCGCACCGCGACCGCATCGCCTTCCTGCGCGTGTGCTCCGGCCGTTTCGAGCGCGGCATGAAAGTCAAGCACCTGCGCCTGGGCCGTGAAGTAAAGGTGTCGTCCGTGGTCACCTTCATGGCATCGTCGCGCGAGCAGGTCGAAGAGGCGTACGCCGGCGACATCATCGGCCTGCCGAACCACGGCAATATGCAGATCGGCGACAGCTTCTCGGAAGGCGAGATGCTGCAGTTCACGGGCATTCCGTACTTCGCGCCGGACTTCTTCCGCCAGGTGCGCATTCGCAACCCGCTGAAGATCAAGCAGCTGCATAAAGGCTTGCAGCAGCTGGGCGAGGAGGGCGCCGTGCAGGTGTTCAAGCCCGTGCAGGGCGGTGAGCTGGTGCTGGGCGCCGTGGGCGTGCTGCAGTTCGAGGTCGTGGCCTCGCGCCTGATGAACGAATACGGCGTGGACGCGGTATTCGAAGGCACCAGCATCAGCAGCGCGCGCTGGGTGTCGTCCGACGACAAGAAGGCCCTTGCCGACTTCGAGGCGGCCCTCGGCCACAACGTGGCCTACGACGCGGCTGGCAACCTGGCCTACCTGGCCACCTCGGGCGTGAACCTGCGCCTCACGCAGGAACGCTGGCCGAAGCTGACATTCCACGCGACCCGCGAGCACGCCACCAAGCTGTCCTGA
- a CDS encoding PilC/PilY family type IV pilus protein, translating into MMNSLIRWTLALLAWMPGLLLAATTNIAQVPLLNIAGTGTVKPNLMLLFDNSGSMDQTYTPDYVNDNICRSRQTLVNGVMACSVGHPPFMSPDFNRQYYNPRIRYQAPIMWDGTYYPDMTAAQTANWTNVPSDGFGRSNTNLYGAGDSAINLVTEFPDLQWCSGSDEGDCRINTATYTYPDNTYYNAAAIQGGPYYFNIAVSEYCRDERLTSCTSVAAGAAAPVGYPVPATVRWCSDRALSSCQAKRVGTYIYPKYSSPPSTAIAHGTITIGASLSTSSMQIAGVTVINPAAPNSPVTITNGAVTASAGTNTAAKQQALATQVAAGIIARTGLGANSYWACVRTPVSSATVPACSSLGITLTSDNVVAVIPINCASSTKSLTNCSTIREDSTLNTRQGWGLEVDAPAVQTTPATTGQPPTGLLRIGGSGSMRRDGSISNIKLGTTQITGTVALKNMSQEQAAVAIVAAINAYGTRATHRAYLGGDATTGVCANEPSTTVCIVNVNATANGAVLSGTVANSGNVTFTPVAATSIVEGVPATTTALSSLPSAFSRVNVVPGRTYPKASARGDCVAQAAVCTYEEEMTNFANWYAYYKNRLQMMKTSVGIAFAAINANYRVGFVRLSQAGAAGAIDMKPADFTGTARSTWYSTLYGVTTSGATPIRTAMDNVGRMFANLSPYNYASGSEVVQFPCQQNFLILTTDGYWNGSSTANVTSNDNQENASRFCTWSRGCVDARGQSQPSIADVALHWYNGGSSTGTVSLRPDLEPDMTKPGQVPAADGENTHLHMNTYTLGLGMDGVMTYEPNYDTAPKPGGDFYNLITRAQTGCPWNNNGPYVWPNPDVTNTGNTVQERVDDLWHAAINGHGKYFSANEPREVVQGLSAALANMQMTLGAASAAATSTPNISLQDNDIFSDTFTTVKWYGELSDRKIDPTTGIVGNNTVWTSSDTVGTKVAAASDTRSIYMLGTGALKPFRYDQMTAQEKAWFTSQCPNLPQCTLLSTADRALVNSGENMVNWLRGQQQYANDTIFRAYTMSGDTPAVPIVLGDIASSKPAYVRDPRKAYTDNGYPAFRDAQTAARPVATVYTAANDGMLHAFSADNGEEVWAYAPRITMKKLPALASTTYATNHQFTTDGSPEVADVYINGAWRTVLVAGLNAGGRGYYALDITDPRQPKQLWELCADAAVCANAVPNLGLSFGNPQFGTWKDGSGAARWVVFLTSGYNNVPGVDGVDTGDGKGYLFIVDVATGAVLKSVTTNSGDVVTPSGLAKITAITPDPNGDPLVTYIYGGDNQGQMWRFDLTAADGSVGVLKMGDAGAAQPITTRPDVTLCAVDNSAEPQRVVLFGTGRLLDVPDTTSTDVQSLYAVKDTGVFVNVRGAAMEQQTLDSVGGSNTAAFQIADTAADLKQKSGWFFDWRLNPGERMNIDPKIVSGVANVVTNLPTSSSSCSVGGTSNAYALDVCRGTGVNGLLVGGTLSNTSAAVGFIIVRLPSGQLKMIATTAKGETLTRPIVELGSEDAHPVGWRRVKGD; encoded by the coding sequence ATGATGAATTCCCTGATCCGCTGGACGCTGGCACTGCTGGCCTGGATGCCCGGCCTGCTGCTGGCCGCCACCACCAATATCGCGCAAGTGCCGTTGCTGAACATCGCCGGCACCGGCACCGTCAAGCCGAACCTGATGCTGCTGTTCGATAACTCCGGCTCGATGGACCAGACCTACACGCCGGACTATGTGAACGACAATATCTGCCGCTCCCGGCAAACGCTCGTCAATGGCGTGATGGCGTGCAGCGTCGGGCACCCCCCGTTCATGAGTCCTGACTTCAACCGCCAGTACTACAACCCGCGCATCCGCTACCAGGCGCCGATCATGTGGGATGGCACGTACTACCCGGACATGACCGCCGCGCAGACCGCGAACTGGACCAACGTGCCCAGCGACGGCTTCGGCCGCAGCAACACGAACCTGTACGGCGCGGGCGACAGCGCCATCAACCTGGTCACCGAATTTCCCGACCTGCAGTGGTGCAGCGGCAGCGACGAGGGCGATTGCCGCATCAACACCGCCACCTACACGTATCCCGACAATACCTACTACAACGCGGCCGCCATCCAGGGCGGCCCGTACTACTTCAACATCGCCGTCTCGGAATACTGCCGCGACGAGCGGCTGACCTCTTGCACGTCGGTGGCCGCCGGCGCCGCCGCGCCGGTGGGCTACCCGGTGCCGGCCACCGTGCGCTGGTGCAGCGACCGCGCGCTGTCGTCCTGCCAGGCCAAGCGCGTGGGCACCTATATCTATCCGAAGTATTCGTCGCCGCCGTCCACCGCCATCGCCCATGGCACGATCACGATCGGCGCCAGCCTGTCCACGTCGTCGATGCAAATTGCCGGGGTCACCGTGATCAATCCCGCCGCGCCGAATTCGCCGGTAACGATCACCAATGGCGCGGTCACCGCGTCGGCGGGCACGAACACGGCGGCGAAGCAGCAGGCCCTGGCCACGCAGGTGGCGGCCGGCATCATCGCCCGCACGGGCCTGGGCGCGAACTCCTACTGGGCCTGCGTGCGCACGCCCGTGAGTTCGGCCACGGTGCCGGCCTGCTCGTCCCTGGGCATCACGCTCACCTCGGACAATGTGGTGGCTGTCATCCCGATCAACTGCGCCAGCAGCACCAAATCGCTGACCAATTGCAGCACGATCCGCGAGGATTCGACGCTCAACACGCGGCAGGGCTGGGGCCTGGAAGTGGATGCGCCGGCCGTGCAGACCACGCCGGCGACGACCGGCCAGCCGCCCACCGGGCTGCTGCGTATCGGCGGCAGCGGCAGCATGCGCCGCGATGGCAGCATCAGCAACATCAAGCTGGGCACCACGCAGATCACCGGCACGGTCGCACTGAAGAACATGTCGCAGGAACAGGCGGCGGTGGCGATCGTGGCGGCCATCAATGCCTACGGCACCCGTGCCACGCACCGCGCCTACCTGGGCGGCGACGCCACCACGGGGGTGTGCGCCAACGAACCGTCCACCACCGTCTGCATCGTCAACGTGAACGCCACCGCGAACGGCGCGGTGCTCTCGGGCACGGTCGCGAACAGCGGCAACGTCACCTTCACCCCGGTGGCCGCCACCAGCATCGTCGAGGGCGTGCCGGCGACGACCACCGCGCTGTCGTCCCTGCCCAGCGCGTTTTCGCGCGTGAACGTCGTGCCCGGCCGTACGTACCCGAAGGCGTCGGCCCGCGGCGATTGCGTGGCGCAGGCGGCGGTGTGCACCTATGAGGAGGAGATGACCAACTTCGCCAACTGGTATGCATACTACAAGAACCGCCTGCAGATGATGAAGACGTCGGTCGGCATCGCCTTCGCCGCCATCAACGCCAACTACCGGGTGGGCTTCGTGCGCCTGTCGCAGGCGGGTGCCGCCGGCGCCATCGACATGAAGCCGGCCGATTTCACCGGCACGGCACGCAGCACGTGGTATTCCACGCTGTACGGCGTGACGACCAGCGGGGCCACGCCGATCCGCACCGCGATGGACAACGTGGGCCGCATGTTCGCCAACCTGTCGCCGTACAACTACGCGAGCGGGTCGGAGGTGGTGCAGTTCCCCTGCCAGCAGAACTTCCTGATCCTCACCACGGACGGCTACTGGAACGGCAGCTCGACCGCCAACGTGACCAGCAACGACAACCAGGAAAACGCGTCCCGCTTCTGCACCTGGTCGCGCGGCTGCGTGGACGCGCGCGGCCAGTCGCAACCCTCGATCGCCGACGTGGCGCTGCACTGGTATAACGGCGGCTCGTCGACCGGCACCGTGTCGCTGCGCCCCGACCTGGAGCCGGACATGACGAAGCCCGGCCAGGTACCGGCCGCCGACGGCGAAAACACGCACCTGCACATGAACACCTACACGCTGGGCCTGGGCATGGATGGCGTGATGACCTACGAGCCGAACTACGACACGGCGCCGAAGCCGGGCGGCGACTTCTACAACCTGATCACGCGCGCGCAGACCGGCTGCCCATGGAACAACAACGGCCCCTATGTGTGGCCGAATCCGGACGTGACGAACACCGGCAACACCGTGCAGGAGCGGGTGGACGACCTGTGGCACGCGGCCATCAACGGCCACGGCAAGTACTTCAGCGCCAATGAGCCGCGCGAGGTGGTGCAGGGCCTGTCCGCGGCGCTGGCGAACATGCAGATGACGCTGGGCGCCGCCTCGGCCGCCGCCACGTCCACGCCGAACATCTCGCTGCAGGACAACGACATCTTCTCGGATACCTTCACCACCGTGAAATGGTATGGCGAACTGTCGGACCGCAAGATCGATCCCACCACTGGCATCGTCGGCAACAACACGGTCTGGACGTCGTCCGACACCGTCGGCACCAAGGTGGCCGCCGCCAGCGATACGCGCAGCATCTACATGCTGGGTACCGGCGCATTGAAACCGTTCCGCTACGACCAGATGACGGCGCAGGAGAAAGCGTGGTTCACCAGCCAGTGCCCGAACTTGCCGCAATGCACGCTGCTGTCGACGGCCGACCGCGCGCTCGTCAACAGCGGCGAGAACATGGTGAACTGGCTGCGCGGCCAGCAGCAGTACGCGAACGACACCATCTTCCGCGCCTACACGATGAGTGGCGACACGCCGGCGGTGCCCATCGTGCTGGGCGATATCGCCTCGTCCAAGCCGGCCTATGTGCGCGACCCGCGCAAGGCCTATACGGACAACGGCTACCCGGCATTCCGCGATGCGCAGACGGCGGCGCGGCCGGTGGCGACCGTGTACACGGCGGCCAACGACGGCATGCTGCACGCGTTCTCCGCCGACAATGGCGAGGAAGTGTGGGCCTACGCGCCCCGCATCACGATGAAGAAGCTGCCGGCGCTGGCCAGCACCACGTACGCGACGAACCACCAGTTCACCACCGACGGCTCGCCCGAGGTGGCGGACGTCTACATCAACGGCGCGTGGCGCACGGTGCTGGTGGCCGGGCTGAATGCCGGCGGGCGCGGCTACTATGCGCTGGACATCACCGACCCGCGCCAGCCGAAGCAGTTGTGGGAACTGTGCGCCGACGCGGCCGTGTGCGCGAACGCCGTGCCGAACCTGGGCCTGTCGTTCGGCAATCCGCAGTTCGGCACGTGGAAGGACGGTTCCGGTGCCGCACGCTGGGTGGTGTTCCTCACGTCCGGCTACAACAATGTGCCGGGCGTGGATGGCGTCGATACGGGCGACGGCAAGGGCTACCTGTTCATCGTCGACGTGGCCACCGGTGCCGTGCTCAAGTCGGTGACCACGAACAGCGGCGACGTCGTCACGCCATCTGGCCTGGCGAAGATCACGGCGATCACGCCCGACCCGAACGGCGACCCGCTGGTGACCTACATCTACGGCGGCGACAACCAGGGCCAGATGTGGCGCTTCGACCTGACGGCCGCCGACGGCAGCGTGGGCGTGCTGAAGATGGGCGATGCCGGCGCGGCGCAGCCGATCACCACGCGGCCGGACGTGACGCTGTGCGCCGTCGACAACAGCGCCGAGCCGCAGCGCGTGGTGCTGTTCGGCACCGGCCGGCTGCTGGACGTGCCGGATACGACGAGCACCGATGTGCAAAGCCTGTATGCGGTGAAGGACACCGGCGTGTTCGTCAATGTGCGCGGCGCGGCGATGGAACAGCAGACGCTCGACAGCGTGGGCGGCAGCAATACGGCGGCATTCCAGATTGCCGACACCGCGGCCGACCTGAAGCAGAAGAGCGGCTGGTTCTTCGACTGGCGCCTGAATCCGGGCGAGCGGATGAACATCGACCCGAAGATCGTCAGCGGCGTGGCCAACGTGGTGACGAACCTGCCGACCTCGTCGTCATCCTGCTCGGTGGGCGGCACCAGCAACGCCTACGCGCTCGACGTGTGCCGCGGCACCGGCGTCAACGGGCTCCTGGTCGGCGGCACGCTGTCGAACACCTCGGCCGCCGTGGGTTTCATCATCGTGCGCCTGCCCAGCGGTCAATTGAAGATGATCGCCACCACGGCCAAGGGCGAGACCCTGACGCGGCCGATTGTCGAGCTCGGTTCCGAGGATGCGCACCCGGTCGGCTGGCGGCGCGTGAAGGGCGACTGA
- a CDS encoding PilW family protein, whose amino-acid sequence MRQQGFSIVELMVSVVIGLLAVMFATRLMVNGEQSKAASVGGSDAMQNGMLALFSINNDAAQAGWGLNDDLVNGCNTRMTDTQGFALAEAVRNGAAITPLAPAVIADGGQGSDTVTLYSGSGLAGVGSTRVWQNYIGGTSIGVDSVAPFGFNAGDVIVVAPEPAGGDCTLAQLSSAPAASTLQIAAGAAWRYNTGNLGILYNGGQARVFNLGPAEKLSFHTWSVSNGVLRLRATDLAGTGGMPQAVVGNIVAVKAQYGFDTRAGSAFTPKSGLRVGRWSAAMIDADGDGSTGAPGDWQRIAALRIAVVARGAVPERPAARQGTCTATTAPLTVFGTAAPAGVAAAPVQVALAIPNDTVSWTCYRYRVFETIVPIRNAGWKP is encoded by the coding sequence ATGAGACAGCAAGGCTTCTCCATCGTCGAACTCATGGTGTCCGTCGTGATCGGCCTGCTCGCCGTCATGTTCGCCACGCGCCTGATGGTCAACGGCGAGCAAAGCAAGGCTGCCTCGGTTGGCGGGTCGGACGCCATGCAGAACGGCATGCTGGCGCTGTTCTCGATCAACAACGATGCGGCGCAGGCCGGCTGGGGCTTGAACGACGACCTCGTCAACGGCTGCAACACGCGCATGACGGATACGCAAGGGTTTGCGTTGGCCGAGGCCGTGCGCAACGGCGCGGCGATCACGCCGCTGGCGCCGGCCGTGATCGCCGATGGCGGCCAGGGCTCCGATACCGTCACGCTGTATTCCGGCAGCGGGCTGGCCGGCGTCGGTTCCACGCGGGTCTGGCAGAACTACATCGGCGGCACGTCGATCGGCGTCGACAGCGTGGCGCCGTTCGGATTCAACGCGGGCGACGTGATCGTGGTCGCGCCGGAACCCGCCGGTGGCGATTGCACACTGGCCCAGCTCTCCAGCGCGCCGGCCGCCAGTACCCTGCAAATTGCCGCCGGCGCGGCATGGCGCTACAACACCGGGAACCTCGGCATTCTCTACAACGGCGGCCAGGCCCGCGTGTTCAACCTCGGGCCGGCCGAAAAGCTGTCGTTCCACACCTGGTCGGTGTCGAACGGCGTGCTGCGACTGCGGGCGACCGACCTGGCCGGCACGGGCGGGATGCCACAGGCCGTGGTCGGCAACATTGTCGCAGTGAAGGCGCAGTACGGGTTCGATACGCGGGCCGGCAGTGCGTTCACTCCGAAGTCGGGCTTGCGGGTCGGGCGCTGGAGCGCCGCCATGATCGACGCGGACGGCGACGGCAGCACCGGCGCGCCGGGCGACTGGCAGCGCATCGCCGCCTTGCGCATCGCCGTGGTGGCCCGTGGCGCGGTGCCGGAGCGCCCCGCTGCGCGGCAGGGCACGTGCACTGCGACCACCGCGCCGCTGACCGTGTTCGGCACCGCTGCGCCGGCCGGGGTGGCGGCCGCCCCGGTACAGGTGGCGCTCGCCATACCGAACGACACGGTCAGCTGGACCTGCTACCGTTACCGCGTGTTCGAGACGATCGTTCCGATCCGCAATGCCGGGTGGAAGCCATGA
- a CDS encoding prepilin-type N-terminal cleavage/methylation domain-containing protein, producing MKGYTLIEVMVGIAILGTLLAAGIPNMTHWIVANKARAASEFYLEGLSMARRQAVSHNARSRFVLTPGTNGQFDWQVDLCFPAPGAPCTDTTGNWSTTTVAAAGDPEGAGGFKSVFRAAVSLPPSNVLIPAVTAEGADSVYFTELGWVDTSIEGRLAMLRLDPSAALAGDVRAAAVAVTLAGIASKCDPAVAAPDSRACP from the coding sequence ATGAAAGGCTATACGCTGATCGAGGTCATGGTGGGCATCGCCATCCTCGGCACGCTGCTGGCCGCCGGCATCCCGAACATGACGCACTGGATCGTGGCCAACAAGGCCAGGGCTGCGTCGGAGTTCTACCTGGAAGGACTGTCGATGGCGCGGCGCCAGGCGGTGTCGCACAATGCGCGCAGCCGCTTCGTGCTCACGCCCGGCACCAACGGGCAGTTCGACTGGCAGGTGGACCTGTGCTTCCCGGCGCCGGGCGCGCCGTGCACGGACACCACGGGCAATTGGTCGACGACGACCGTGGCCGCGGCGGGCGATCCGGAAGGGGCAGGGGGATTCAAGTCCGTGTTCCGCGCCGCGGTATCGCTGCCGCCTTCGAACGTGCTGATCCCGGCCGTGACGGCGGAAGGGGCCGACTCCGTCTATTTCACCGAGCTGGGCTGGGTCGACACGTCGATCGAAGGTCGCCTCGCCATGCTGCGCCTCGACCCGTCCGCGGCCCTGGCCGGTGACGTGCGCGCCGCCGCGGTGGCCGTCACGCTGGCGGGCATCGCGTCGAAATGCGACCCGGCCGTCGCCGCACCCGATTCGCGGGCCTGCCCATGA
- a CDS encoding type IV pilin protein produces the protein MKHRQQGFTLMEVLITVVIVGILSAVAIPAYTDHVTRSRTAEAFTALGAAQANAEQFWNNNRTYDGYSGASAFPAATPNFTYALSNATASTFTITATGRAKMTGFTYTIDQNGTRATTATPSWGTNAACWVDKKGGQCSS, from the coding sequence ATGAAACACCGTCAACAAGGTTTCACCCTGATGGAAGTGCTGATCACCGTCGTGATCGTCGGCATCCTGTCGGCGGTGGCAATCCCTGCCTACACGGACCACGTCACGCGCTCGCGCACTGCCGAGGCCTTCACGGCCCTGGGCGCCGCGCAGGCGAACGCCGAGCAGTTCTGGAACAACAATCGCACCTACGACGGATACAGCGGCGCAAGCGCCTTCCCCGCCGCAACCCCGAATTTCACCTACGCGCTGAGCAACGCCACGGCGTCGACGTTCACGATCACGGCCACCGGCCGCGCGAAGATGACGGGCTTTACATACACGATCGACCAGAACGGCACCCGCGCCACGACCGCCACCCCGTCCTGGGGCACGAACGCGGCATGCTGGGTCGACAAGAAGGGCGGCCAATGCTCCAGCTGA
- a CDS encoding Crp/Fnr family transcriptional regulator — translation MNNTQLGVSEKTSMPLSGREATKPVISYSGTQQNELLAALPRHVLESLFEHLELVQLPFGKELFEYGSKLENVYFPTTAIVSLLYVMEDGATTEIAVVGHEGVVGVSMFPGERAMCTAVVQSAGYGYRLKAQALRDAFNQGGALPQLLMRYNTALFAQMAQNAVGGRHSSIEQKLCRWLLDRLDRSPTNELKVTQEMISIMLGVRRESITAAAGKLQEDGLITYRRGNITVLDRAGLERYAGECYKVAKTEYDRLLVDVAGC, via the coding sequence ATGAACAACACTCAACTTGGCGTTTCCGAAAAAACCTCGATGCCGCTGAGCGGCCGGGAAGCCACGAAGCCGGTGATCAGCTACAGCGGCACGCAGCAGAACGAGCTGCTGGCCGCCCTGCCGCGGCACGTGCTGGAGTCGTTGTTCGAGCACCTGGAACTGGTGCAACTGCCCTTTGGCAAAGAACTGTTCGAGTATGGCAGCAAGCTCGAAAACGTGTATTTCCCCACCACGGCCATTGTTTCGCTGCTGTACGTGATGGAGGACGGCGCGACCACCGAGATCGCTGTCGTCGGCCATGAAGGCGTGGTCGGTGTGTCGATGTTCCCCGGCGAACGTGCGATGTGCACCGCCGTCGTGCAAAGCGCCGGCTACGGCTACCGCCTGAAGGCCCAGGCGCTGCGCGATGCGTTCAACCAGGGCGGCGCCCTGCCCCAGCTGCTGATGCGCTACAACACGGCGCTGTTCGCCCAGATGGCGCAGAACGCCGTCGGCGGCCGCCACAGCTCCATCGAACAGAAGCTGTGCCGCTGGTTGCTCGACCGCCTGGACCGTTCGCCGACGAACGAGCTGAAGGTGACCCAGGAAATGATCTCGATCATGCTGGGTGTGCGCCGCGAAAGCATCACGGCCGCCGCCGGCAAGCTGCAGGAAGACGGCCTGATCACCTACCGCCGCGGCAACATCACTGTACTGGATCGTGCGGGACTGGAACGCTATGCGGGCGAGTGCTATAAGGTGGCAAAGACGGAATATGATCGTCTGCTCGTTGACGTAGCGGGCTGCTGA
- a CDS encoding CHASE3 domain-containing protein, protein MYFTVKAASHHRLPLYKTVLCVTCALILVVNGLFLFHNLDALKSANAQVLQSSRVAERLQYLDVLVQDAESSMRGYFISGNDVYLGPARSVFTKTEAEVRQLQTLLADNPAQLKNLAQLNTLIRRKLAMLNQAIDVYHHGGLDEIVTISRYGDDRGGMDEIRLQTVIMIQEQNETLAARSARFYEQYQNALALGVAINAVAIVVLVMFYRLVRRSYFRQAAVEHELQQSNENLEAMVAQRTEQLSVLSRHLISISEDEKSRLSRELHDEMGANLTSISMDIGAVLLQVQKTQPELAAQLKRARATLVETVELKRRIIEDLRPSLLDNLGLCAAIDSYTDDFTRMTKLPCDTEIGPEIDGIVREGDSSLSIALFRIVQESLTNIRKYAKASRVSVTLTRTKEGIVLRIIDDGIGIATDTLAKPMSHGILGMRERALLLGGTLTLRRGRGDKGTCIEARIPLKNRAPEGEREEVVVSSPLRQRADDHIPSLPPYSTRPHSVPVPHDPVQ, encoded by the coding sequence ATGTATTTCACCGTGAAGGCAGCGTCACACCACCGTCTGCCCCTCTACAAGACCGTATTGTGCGTGACGTGCGCGCTGATCCTCGTCGTCAACGGCCTGTTTCTTTTTCACAACCTCGATGCGCTGAAAAGCGCCAATGCGCAGGTGCTGCAAAGCTCGCGCGTGGCCGAACGGCTCCAGTACCTGGATGTGCTGGTGCAGGATGCCGAAAGCAGCATGCGCGGCTATTTCATCTCCGGCAACGATGTCTATCTTGGCCCGGCGCGCTCCGTCTTCACCAAGACCGAAGCGGAAGTGCGCCAGCTGCAGACGCTGCTGGCCGACAATCCCGCCCAGCTGAAGAACCTTGCCCAGCTGAACACGCTGATCCGCCGCAAGCTGGCGATGCTCAACCAGGCGATCGACGTGTATCACCATGGCGGGCTCGACGAGATCGTCACCATTTCCCGCTACGGCGACGACCGCGGCGGCATGGATGAAATCCGGCTGCAAACCGTGATCATGATCCAGGAGCAGAACGAAACGCTGGCCGCCCGCAGCGCGCGCTTCTACGAGCAGTACCAGAACGCCCTGGCGCTGGGCGTGGCGATCAATGCCGTGGCGATCGTCGTGCTCGTGATGTTCTATCGCCTCGTGCGCCGCAGCTATTTCCGCCAGGCGGCCGTGGAGCACGAATTGCAGCAGTCGAACGAGAACCTGGAAGCGATGGTGGCGCAGCGCACCGAGCAGCTGTCCGTGCTGTCGCGGCACCTGATCAGCATCAGCGAGGATGAGAAATCGCGGCTGTCGCGCGAGCTGCACGACGAAATGGGCGCGAACCTTACATCCATCAGCATGGACATCGGCGCGGTCCTCCTGCAGGTGCAGAAAACGCAGCCGGAACTGGCAGCGCAGCTGAAGCGGGCACGTGCCACCTTGGTGGAAACCGTGGAACTGAAGCGCCGCATTATCGAAGACCTGCGGCCGAGCCTGCTGGACAACCTGGGCCTGTGCGCCGCGATCGACAGCTATACCGACGATTTCACACGCATGACCAAGCTGCCTTGCGACACCGAGATCGGCCCGGAGATCGACGGCATCGTGCGCGAAGGCGACAGCAGCCTGTCGATCGCGCTGTTCCGCATCGTGCAGGAGTCGCTGACCAATATCCGCAAATACGCCAAGGCCAGCCGGGTTTCGGTCACGCTGACGCGGACGAAGGAGGGGATCGTGCTGCGCATCATCGACGACGGCATCGGCATCGCGACCGATACGCTGGCCAAGCCGATGTCGCACGGCATCCTGGGGATGCGGGAGAGGGCACTGCTGCTGGGCGGCACGCTGACGCTTCGTCGCGGCCGGGGTGACAAGGGGACATGCATCGAAGCGCGGATTCCGCTGAAGAACCGCGCTCCGGAAGGCGAGAGGGAAGAAGTGGTGGTCAGCAGCCCGCTACGTCAACGAGCAGACGATCATATTCCGTCTTTGCCACCTTATAGCACTCGCCCGCATAGCGTTCCAGTCCCGCACGATCCAGTACAGTGA